The Sabethes cyaneus chromosome 3, idSabCyanKW18_F2, whole genome shotgun sequence DNA window TGTGACTACCGCTCTTACTTAactggcttgccgtcctaagacaaagccggttgaacaaggtttctccagttaactcggttgtgagctaccgctctccaattcatcagacaccgagtactctccaccagatctcactccacctggtctaaccatcttgacCGCTGCGCTCATGGTCGCCTTGTTCCTACTGGTTTTAAggctttgcagggtagttgtccggcattcttgcaacatgccctgcccatcgtatccgtccagattTAACCACCTTTTTGATACTGGGTTCGCTATAGAGCAGtgtgagttcatggttcattcccTTGTatgccaccgaagatcgttcttagcacttgtctttcgaaaactaagcactcgcaagtcctcttcaagcattgtccatgtttcataccTGTAGAGAACATTCGGTCTATTAAGCGTCTTGTActgggtgcactttgtacgggggcttagtctgctcgaccgcaattgcttgtgaagcccatagtaagcacggctTCCACTGATATTACGCccccgaatctcacggctagtTCGCCGTTACtagatagacaaattcgtcgactagatcaaactcatcgccgtcaatcGTTATACTACTGCCCAGGCCGCGTCAGTCGGCCTCGGTTCTACTGGCCAGCATGCACtatgttttagacgtatttacctttaacccaatcttttctgcttcgcgctttagtttggtgtactgttcagccacacCGCCACAGATTTTCTGCGATTCGAATGATCTTGGCAATCCACCTGAAATCCGAATTCATACCATCTATTCTAGATTGAATTAGTTTGatcgttctcgtccatgatttttcatagctcttttcggtcgatagtgtcatatgcagctttgaactgCCCATAAATAAGAATTGGCTAATATACCGCGAAcatgaaattgagaaaaaagcaattttattacttttgtctGTCAAAGAGGTTTTACGCGGTAATGGCAACCTGTTTAATGTGCATATTACCCTTCATACATGCCAGAGCCATGCCATTGAATTGATACAGCGATACCCGTGGCCAAAATCCTTCCGGGGAAGATTTTTAACGCAGTggacattttttcatttataaacaGGAGAGTTGACAATCCAAGGAAAAATTTGGCTAACGTGCATACGTTGTCAATTATTTCATGCTGGCGAGTCTTCAAAATGGTTTTAGATTATTTTCAACAGTCCGGAAGCGAAGTGGATGATGAAACATCTAATCCGTGCACCCCGAAGAAGTTACCAACGAAGTGTGAGCTTCAAGCGCTTGAAATTAGAAGTTGGAAGTAGCTTCATCATGCCGGCGTTAATGGGAGCTTCGAATCTTGACGTGTAGGCTGTCgtggcaataaaaaaaataagattCGATCCAAAAACTTAGCGCTTGCTAGCCTTACTGGATATTAGCCAAAATTGTTTCACCTCGTGTGCCTccggaaatgcaaatttttacaaTCGGCTTTCGTGGAGACATTGTTTGGGGTGTATACCTACTATTATGTGATATTATAacctcaattttggaaaaatggcatattagccaatttttcatttatgatgggcagtgaagtcaacgaacaaatggtgcgtgggaattctgtattcacggcctctttggaggatctgccgcagggtaaaTATTTAATCCGTTGTTGACCATCCCTCAACAAAACCGGCGTGATAAATTcctacaaatctgttcgcaatcggtgatagtcggcggaaaatgatttgggacagcactttgcagGTGGCATTGAGAATGGTAATTgcacgatagttctcacagtccaataGCCTCTTCGTCTGTCTGTGTCTATCCACCTTCTGACTTGTAGTATTACGTATTTTGgttttggttggttggttgtccTCTTCCGGCGAGTAAATGCTCGCAGTTTACGGCGACGTCTTTATGCTGACCCGCACGAGATTTGACCGAGGTTGGTGTCGGTATCGAATGGTGCTTACAACGGAGAGTAAGCGCATTTTAACCATCACTGGGTAGTGGtctgagtcaacgttagcgctttgaTAGGTACGGTTATGTCCTTGGAgttggcaaagtcgataagtcttagaaCCATTTCACTGGTCCACGGGTGTCACTAAACTCtacaatcaccggtttgtattgtTACTCTTGACCGACCCGACCATTGAACTTTGCGATAACAATCTTAATGTTTTGCATATCGCAACTGCTCGTAGAATACTCAGTCACTACTTCTGAGGTCGGTACTTCTGAGATGAGcatcgtgcacgttgatgatgcttatgagTAAATAAGAATCGCCACTTGATTCTTCGTGCATTTTTTATTGCTCCCATGACCACGTTAATATGCATATTGTGTCATTTATTAGACTTGTAAATGCGTAGTTAGTGTGAAAAATGCAGAAATACCAAAAAACTTGATttaatttatacttttttcatttaccaaaaatgagaaaatgaaTCTATTTAATAAAAGAATTGCTGTGGTCTATATTTGCACATGAccatagcacagagaacagattaacaggctcgaaggaagtaatcgattttttgtgtgtaaaatctgccggtagcgccctccagaaatagtttgccaaacgcatcaaaaaatatccatataCCTTTATCaacatttctttgtgctggagttacatagcagcgatggcagcgacatcaagatttagtttgccacttactgctcgaggggtgctctattgaaggattactcgtagattacataaaaaccttttacacactttttgtcaattacctggtagtctgttctctgtgaccaTAGTAGGCCGTTGCATTGACAGTTTATTTGTTGAAATCCGTTAATTCCGTTTGTTTTCTTACAAAGGGAAGTCATGTTTACCATAACAATTCCTTTTACAAACACAGGTTAATAAAAATGCTGTTTGTTAATATATCCAGTGATCTAGCATATAACTATTGTTATCTTATTTGCAGAAAACTCCCGATCTGGTAGCATTCCAACAGCCGGCACTGCAAAGAGCTCCAGCCCTCGGCCAGCAAAGCGGAATACTTCAGCAAACAATAGCACTAGTAACAGTGTGAGCAGTGAGCGCTCGTCCCCATCACTTTCTCCTCGCAAAACTATGATCAATATCAGTAACAGCCAATCGCGTGGTCAGTCGAACCAATCAAAACATACCAATGCTACCCAAGCTACGCCTCCGGAAGGAGGTTCAAGTAACGCCGTTAGCTCCGATGACGAAAGCGAAGCCATCAATATTGAAAAACTCAAAACGATTCGCAACAAGGCAGCACAGCAAAACAACCATGTTATTATGGCTAAAGCTAccaaggaaaaagaagtcataGATGGTACGGCCACCATCAATAACAAAACCACCGAAAATTCAGTCATTCTCATCCAGAAAATTTGGCGCGGCTATTTGAGTCGAAAACGAGGTCAGAGCATTGCGGAAATTTTACAAAAGAAACGAACTCAAGATTACATTTTAAAACTTACTAAAGATATGGAAATGACCAAAACTGCACTGGAAAACGAGCGCAAAATTCAACAGCTTCAGATGCAAGCCATTAATGCCCTATGGAAGAAAGTTTCCACCATGCAACCCACTCAAACGGCGAACGGTACAACCGATACGTTGAAGCTTGATGTTATCAATAACGAAAACAGCTCCGTTTTAGTCGTTCAGGATCTTACTAAGACTTGTTCGATGCTAATGAATCAAGTGCAACAGTTGCAAAGCTCCGTAAGGGACATAGTAAATTGCATGCAGTTTTTTGCCAATTTGCCGCAACAAGGAGCACAAGCTACATCGACGGGGGTCAATTCCTCCAATGAACAAGGAAGCACCCGCGACAGCTGCGAGACACAAACAGAAATAGTAGCAGTTCATACGCCACAGGTCGAACAGTTGCCGGCTTTCCCCTTCCGAACGGCGAGTGCAAGTAGTTCCTCGAGTAAGTTGGCTCGGCCTTCTTCTCTGCCGATTAGCTCGTCGGAAACGTCACCAAAGATTACCTCTCAGGAGGGCAAACCCATTATCGAAGAAGAGGAAACAGACGCACGAGAAGAACCCGGCGAAGAGATGGTGGTTGAAATTGAAGCCGACCCGGGGGACACCGAAGAGAACGACGACGGCGAACAGAAGGAACTGGATGAAAAGGAGCTCGAAATAAAGCAACAACCGCTGACGGTAACCGAAAACTAACTATTGTGCATTTGTAGATTTTCTAGTTGAATGTTCTTAGAAATTGCTTGTGTATACCTATTTATTTGAGAAAGTGTTTATAAGTTCAAAACTCAGATTAAAGTTCTGTTTTTGTTATataattttaagcataactGTTACGCGCACTGATATTCAGTTTGCAGCTTACTGTCTAAATCTTATTgtttgtaacttttacaaatcTAAAAAGTTTCACAAGGTTTTAACGTCATAAACTAGCAACTATCAAACATGGTTTTAGTTTTGATCTAATTCTACGAATGGTGCCTAACCATAGACGCAAGATTGTCTAGATTCCAGAATTCAGTAGTGAGCCAATTTTAAAAACCTGTAAACAGTTTTCTTATTAGAAACTTTTACTTTGAATTTGCTAAAGGCAACAATATGAGAAGTCAGTAAATATGAAAGCAGTATAGTCATTTTAACTGTAGTATAGCAACACCAGGGAAATATATACTCCTCCATAGATAAAATTTCACATTCCCGAATAGCTTGCATGTATGTTGTCCTCAAGAAATgctctctttttcccttttacttagaatttaaatagataTAGTGGTTTTAGTAATATAATCTATAAACTATGAAATAACTGATGAAGATCTCAACAACATTCAATAGCATATAGTACAGAATATGAGAGCGAATAAGTGCACTAAGTATAAAGCAAGCAACTTTAACGGTTCTGCTTTGTACCTTTTTGACATAATACCTACATACATTTTACagcgaaacaaataaaacataagCCAAACCTAAGAATTACATCTTTTTAAATCGTATTTATTCTTGCAAGTGTCTGCATGTTTTGTGTATATAACACTGACGACATATTCGTTCTGAATATCTGTACAAGAAATATATTTCATACATTGCATTACAATGTCATGTTTCTTTTAAATACAGAAACCATAATGCCTCGCTAAATAAAAAGTCACTCAATCCTCATCATCGCTAGACTCTTCTTCCTCGCTGTCgtcactttcttctgcaaacCTTCGGTTCGTGTTTCGAACTAGACCCTCATCATCCAGATCGTCTTCGAGCTCCCGTTTCTTGGTAAACCTTTTAGGCCAAACGTTTtctttctcgaatatttttatgTGTTCCGCCGTCAGAATTCGACATATCTCGGCCTTTACCTTGTTACCTTCTTCTATCGGTTCCACCAGCACAAAATCTCCTCGCTTTATCCATACGTTCTTACGGAACTTAACCGGCATCGAAACTAAAAAGCGTGGCTCACCTTCAGTGGCGGTTTCCACCTCGTGTAGATTGTTTCCTCGGCTAGCTACCACACGGACTATAGACTGGTTTTCTTTGGGCACATCAAATTCATCTGCTTCCTGTTCTTTTAGAATATGCTTTATTTTTGTGACACGAGACATCTTTACCGACAAGTCTAAGGATATAAACAAAATAACTGTTATAGACTTCAGTGATCTTTATACTATTGTCTTACCTGCTTTCTTTCACGAAATATAGTGGAACAACGTTGTACTTTTCAAGCAAAATTCATAAAACATTTGATGTACCTGAAAAAAACGTGAGCACGGAAATATAACTGCAACATAAACAAGTCGATACTGgtacaaaatataaataaaaagcataaaatcaaTGTTGGTTTTAGCTCTTCGACAAATCATcgaacatacacacacacacatttggtTTTTGAAAGGTATTGCGATGTTTTGCCTATCTACCAAAGAATATACCTAAAGGCTACGGACTATGAAGTATtcccaccacgcacacatataaagattttttgacattagctggggccctcgctgaggctgtttgcagtaggaataatatcaaaaacatcaaatatcaaactcccggatcctctcctccactcttcgctcccctctcactcctacataaacgagccACCCACAGCtagtcattctcgttagtgacgaaaccgcgaATTACTTcatatattgtgagtttcattgaaaattatccaccgcgaaactcaaaaatgaaatgctctttcatagttgccgggtcgattttgatattattggaagaaatcacacagaaatcataaagttttagttacttttgACGACCCAGTTAGGTGAACAACATGCCTGTTTACAGCATTCTGGCAACagttctagcgcggtgtttgcttcaagcgcggtgtttcctttagaccgcgtttaactttgggcaaagcACCCAATACGCTTTATTAATTTCCATCGAGTTCACAATCTCATCTTTCTCTCTGATTATtacaggggtgtgaaattgtcaaaattttgcggactaaacatatCCATGGATGACGACAatatttggaaccagccagcttaccgaaaataacagctaaaatattagttaaattatagctaagaggctgtgtttaactgctttctaactagtttcatttgttttaaaatgaatCAGTGTGttgtatttaggaaatgtcaaaaatgctgttcaaatattacgaacacagatTATgcggtccgccattatggctcgtaaaaagctgaattAATTATATCCTGTAATGTTCAGTTTAgtatatgtcgaccaacatttgaaaaggacgGATAAGCCAAACGTCACAGACCGAGCAAGAgttatttttgctggagcagcataggaaaatgaactctcactcgttctgtttgacagttggctttacagagactatccagctttttacgagccataatggcggacgtgttcgtaatatttgacagtagttttgacatttctctaatacatcgcacgtgtTCTTTccatacattcctttagttttaccgtgaacgcgcggaaagaaaacgtgcgttgtattagggaaatgtcaaaaatgctgttcaaatattatgaacacgtaatggcTCGTAAAACCCTGGATAGTCTCTgtagttggcttatccgcccttttcaaatgttggtcgacatatttATCGATACCCGATCGCAGTCGCACATCCCTAGTTACTTGTCAAAGTTGTTTGCTGCGTTTGATTTTGATGTTAAAGGCGCGTAATCTTTACTTTCGTAGTGAGTGCAGCTAATCGTTCTTCAAGTTTTTTCGTGTATTTATTCCGCAAATCAAAATGGAATTTGAGCCTCGTACAATTGTTAATGGTTCAACACTAAAACGACATTCCGGCCAGTCAATCAGCATCCATGTTTATGTGGAGCGAGCGGACAAGGATGGAACCAGTTTCAACGCTCGATCTACCGACGATGTTACGCTACAGGTTCACTTGAATCAACCCCTAACCGCTCCAGTGCACGGTTGGGTCGAAGTCATCGGTATGGCCGGTTCGAATAATAGTATACGGTGCAAAGAggtaaaatcgaattttttttattaaaccaTGCCATCCACTGTAAGATTTTCGACCATTTCAGATTATTACTTACCAAGGAACGTCGGAGCAGGAGTTTGACGTCGAGGGGCACAATATGTTGTGCATGTTTCTTGACAATTGCCGAGATATGTACCGAATGGGATAAATTCTTTTTAAGTAAGCTTAATTTTttgtaaaatgtttttcttaATCAACAATACATTTATTATTCAAACGAATATCATTGGTCTTTTAgagcaaaaaaatgttttcgaaAATTCGTTGTTAAAGCCAAATGATTGGGGCTTATATTAGAGTCGGCCATACATGCCAACCGTACCTCTCCATTAAATGTTTGAATTGTGATGGAAACGCTCGTGTTCGATTGAGGTGGTCTAAAATAGATAATGTCTCTGATTATGTGCCCTAAGAGATTCTTGTTTTCCCGGATTGCCCCACTGTCGATAACCTCCGTCACCGTTATGGCAAACCGTCTCGAGAGGTAATTCATGAGCAATTTCATCACGACCACCGGAAGTGCATCCGTCAGGAAGTCATGCCTCAGTTGAGCAACAGTTAGAAAATTTAGCATGACTTGCTGGCGATGTATTTGAGTAATTGACGATCGAATTGATCGAAAAAGTTGTTTTTGATCCTGCCCAGAAGCGATCGGAAGGTTAAGTGATACGAAGCCACTATTTCCAGTCCAGTAGTTGGTGCTTCCAAACAAATAGTCCTCTAACATACATCGTCCACTGATTTGAATCTGGGAAGGTACTTTACCGTCACCGTCTTTACACAGTGCACGTAAAGAGTTCGACATAATTGCCAAGAGAATCTCAATTTGAGTGGGTGATTTGCAGTTATACTTTGCATGATTTGATCCTGCAATAATATGAAAACGCTTTTgattaaaacaaaatatatgaaagagttatataataatatattacCTGTTTTTCTCGTTGTTGTTTCTGTCGAATTGATTTTTAACTCACTAGTTTTAATACTCTCGGACCATGAAACTACTTTTCTCCCACATAGACTTACATTCTGCAAGAAATGTCCCGTATTGGGCTTATGCTCGAAAATTTCCTCGTAAACCAATTTAGGAGCTGTGTACAATAGCTTAACACCTTTCCAGTATTCCAGCACCGCACCATAGAGAATAGGCACATATTCAAGCAAAAAACCAACGACGGTGTTTCTTTTGGCTTTCTTCAACAGAATATATATTCTAACGGCCTCCATTTCCCTGAACACATACCATGGTACCATCAGCGTCAGTGTAGCTCCAATTTTCCAGGAAATAAATATACACTCTTTGATGACATTAATAGGGTCGAAAGAAGCAGTGATAGCATTCCAAATTGTTCCCAGGTTTAAATTTCTTCGCTGAATTTCACGGTCAATCAAAGACTTCAGGAAATCGATTTTCATCAATGGACTTTCAGAAACTTTCCAAAATCCCTTCGAAAAATCCGATACAACTGCGACTGCTCCAATTAGAATAACAGAAAAGAGCTGCTGAATTCCAGCAATGTGTTTTCTCTCAATATCCGGTGATTCCAACGGATCGTGTTGATACACAAACTCGTTCCATCTATTGCTGATTGTCACACAGAGATCTCCCCATATCCGTGGAATGCAACGAGGCTTCTCCACCAAATTAGTAAATATCGAACCGCAGTCAGAAATCGCTCCATCATACTCTCGTACGTCGCTCTGGTTGTCTATCAACAGCAAGTCCGAGATTCTCAGCTTATCTTGCTCTTCCAACAGCAAATGGTGAATTCTATACAAGAGATAGTAATAGGGAGCGTTACTATCACACTCCGCAGATCCGCTTGCAGGGCTGCTGGAGAACATAGGAATACAGAAAATTTGCCATGGCGAAATGTCCGGCGGCATATATTTGGAAATGATCTCGCTCACATACTCCTGCAGATTAGCCTCAGTCAGTGGACGACCACGATGCAGCAGGGGAGACAGTATGATGTGATTATCAATGTTGAAATCTCTAAATTAAATCagtttataaaataaaattcattgATAAGACGTGATT harbors:
- the LOC128742621 gene encoding uncharacterized protein LOC128742621 encodes the protein MEFEPRTIVNGSTLKRHSGQSISIHVYVERADKDGTSFNARSTDDVTLQVHLNQPLTAPVHGWVEVIGMAGSNNSIRCKEIITYQGTSEQEFDVEGHNMLCMFLDNCRDMYRMG
- the LOC128742620 gene encoding uncharacterized protein LOC128742620, whose product is MMIVGDLFESLKSAVKTTVFFVLFCALLPLFVISYATVATSRKLWIAFLANRYPYLKFARTNNIRSLVDTSRNPGVFHVLLQVEGACDIHAIKAKFIDHVLGRRDQTGRLCFSRLKFPLISCWGQYAFVKKTKDFNIDNHIILSPLLHRGRPLTEANLQEYVSEIISKYMPPDISPWQIFCIPMFSSSPASGSAECDSNAPYYYLLYRIHHLLLEEQDKLRISDLLLIDNQSDVREYDGAISDCGSIFTNLVEKPRCIPRIWGDLCVTISNRWNEFVYQHDPLESPDIERKHIAGIQQLFSVILIGAVAVVSDFSKGFWKVSESPLMKIDFLKSLIDREIQRRNLNLGTIWNAITASFDPINVIKECIFISWKIGATLTLMVPWYVFREMEAVRIYILLKKAKRNTVVGFLLEYVPILYGAVLEYWKGVKLLYTAPKLVYEEIFEHKPNTGHFLQNVSLCGRKVVSWSESIKTSELKINSTETTTRKTGSNHAKYNCKSPTQIEILLAIMSNSLRALCKDGDGKVPSQIQISGRCMLEDYLFGSTNYWTGNSGFVSLNLPIASGQDQKQLFRSIRSSITQIHRQQVMLNFLTVAQLRHDFLTDALPVVVMKLLMNYLSRRFAITVTEVIDSGAIRENKNLLGHIIRDIIYFRPPQSNTSVSITIQTFNGEVRLACMADSNISPNHLALTTNFRKHFFALKDQ
- the LOC128742829 gene encoding probable RNA-binding protein EIF1AD, with amino-acid sequence MSRVTKIKHILKEQEADEFDVPKENQSIVRVVASRGNNLHEVETATEGEPRFLVSMPVKFRKNVWIKRGDFVLVEPIEEGNKVKAEICRILTAEHIKIFEKENVWPKRFTKKRELEDDLDDEGLVRNTNRRFAEESDDSEEEESSDDED